Below is a genomic region from Hevea brasiliensis isolate MT/VB/25A 57/8 chromosome 3, ASM3005281v1, whole genome shotgun sequence.
caactcaactcaactcaactaagcctttatcccaaaaatttggggtcggctatatggattcgctttttccactctgaacaattttgggttaaatcctcagaaatgtgtaatgcttctaagtcatgttgtactactttcctccaagtcaatttaggtctacccctttttttctttctatcctctaacctaatgtgctctacttgtctaactggagcctccgtatgtctacgcttcacatgatcaaaccatctcaatctcccttctctcaacttatctttaattggcaccactcctaccttttctctaatactttcattacggactttatctattctagtatggccactcatccaccttaacattctcatctctgcaactcttatcttagatgcatacgactctttcagtgccctacactcactaccatataacatagccggtcgtatggctgtacggtaaaaatttccttttaatttattggaatcttacgatcacataaaactcccgtggcacgtctccacttcaaccatcctgctttaatcttatgactaacatcctcctcacatcccccatctacttgaaggactgagcttagatatttaaagtgattactttggaacagtaccactccattcaaactaactccttccctatcaccagtttggccttcactgaacttgcaatgcatgtattctgtcttcgttctacttaacttaaaaccctttgactctagagtacttctccaaagttttagcttcctattgactccttctcgtgtctcatctatcagaacaacaTTATCCGCAAATatccgcaaacatcatttattatattatattatttgttttattattaaattaaatatacgattattaaataatatattatatcatttattatattattaaaataaatataaaattattaatctattatattatatcatttattttattattgaaataaaaaaaataattaaatttttttaaaaaataattaaataactttaaaaatatagataaaataataaagtaattattattgttgataaagaaaaaacttataattaattttaagtttttatatataaataaatattttatattttatgttattaataaaaaatattttaataaagttaaaatgtgttaattaaaatattaaaattataaataaaaaatataatagtattaataatattaaattttgagttaaattaaaaaggataatatgatcaaaataaaaaataaaatcaaatcagctatcagctgatgagaaacagctctaaaaagcTGATACAAATTGCAGCTGTTGGGTACCATATTAGTTACCCATTAGCtatcagttttatttttttaaacttatcaAACACTCCAGTTCACtcgtttgggtgtctatcagctatcagctgcactCAACAGGTGAACCAAACACCCTAAATCAAACAAATGACAAAAATTGTCCAAACAGACAGTAATTATCAACATGGTCAATAACTGAAATTATTTCTATATAATAAATGGATCAATTGTAGTAATTAATACCTCTGCCCGCTTTTTTCTTGTGGCTACATGTAATGCCGTATTGCCAAACCTGTCTGGTAGCATGACAATAGCTGCATCTGCCTGAAGAAGCAGCTTTACCACTGCACAGCTCACCCCTTTGACAGCCATATGCAATGCAGTCTGCCCCTTCTTGTCAGTCCTACGAGCCAATTGTGGGTCCTTGTTGAGCAATGCCTTAACAATATCTACATGCCCTTGGCGAGCAGCCAGATGTAATGCATTTTTTCCATTGGATCTTGCTATCTCTAGCAAACTTGAATCTTTTGACAGCAATTCGTGAACTACTGCTGTATGCCCTCTTGTAGCTGCAGATATAAGAGGAGTTGCATTTGATTGGCCAACAGTTTTGCTTAGCGAGGGGTCATGCTCTAATAGTACCTGGACGATGACTGCATAAAGGTTGTTTTTCAACTGCAATAGATCAGTGACCAGCtttttgcaatatgtttacttcttcTCAGGAACAAGAATACAATAAACtaagaaaaggaaagaattgaAAGGGTTGACATGTAGTAGATGAACTGCATAAAAAAAATGGAAACTTGGCGGCATATAGAAAGTTCAAGTAGGAGAATCAATTGTAAAGGGGATGCAAGTTCATTTCAACACAATTGTCTAACTGTAGTCAGTAACTAAATAGtgtcaccttttttttttctttttttggagCAGGTATTTGGCAACTGATTTTACTTTGGTAAAAATTACCATATTAAGATTTAGTAATTTTAAGACTAGCTATCTCTCTTGACCAGTCATTCTCATACCGAAATCTATCGAAAATGTTCACCATTGCAAAAtgttggacagaatataacattTCAGGATCCATTGACTTTTTCTttcgttttcttttcttttcctttccccCCACCCCCCTCCCTCCCTTCAAATAGAAAAGAAACACAGAGAGATTTTTCAATATCtctacaacatattttgccatatgATGTGGAATCCCCCtatatacttaaaaaaaaaaaaagaatgaaaacTCGTCTTTTTAATTGATTTGCAAACTTCCTAAATTTATATGCATTTCCTACACAGCATTTATTTTAACAGAATATACCTTGAAGCATTCCTCCTCGATGACAACTTTTCGACCTTCTCTAGCAAAACCAATAACAATACTATATGAAACCCCTCGAGGGAGTTAATTACAAGCAATAAGGTAGTGCTACACTGAGTACCGACTTATCTCATCTAAGGAGAAAGAATATTGTACGATCAAGTTTGAACTCCCCGCATGTAGCTATGGATAATGACAAATATTATCTTGTAACATCAGGGGGATGGTTACAGGCCATTTAAAAAATGTGGTAAAAGACCAATGAGCTTTTGCTTCTCTAGGATTATCAGGTTATTATAAGTTCGAACCCATTCCAGCTCCAGAAATATCACTAGATCAGTGCAATATTTTAATACTCAAATTATTATAAAACTGATGATGGAGTTTGAACTAGTTACATACTAAAGTATAAAATCTGTGGTGTAGAAATCATAAAAGCTATCACCTTGATGACCTTGGCTTGCAGCAACATGGAGAGGATCAAACCCAGATCGACTCTTTAATGAAAGGGCCTCCTTAGTCGTATACGGCAACAGCTCCTTCACAACCTCCAAATGCCCTTTCTCAGCCGCCGTGAACAGCGCTGTTTCTCCCAACTCGTTCACCTCATTCACCACCGCAGACCTTATCTCCGCCACCTTGTCAGAAATAACCATTTAGAAATTGGTTAAACAACCCCTTACCTATAGACTTACATTGTTGAAAATACAACCATGGAAAATTAATATGAGCTGATTAAGCTAATTAACTCACCTCAGCATCAAAATCAGCTCCGCTCAGCGTCCCCATCATCTGGGCGTCAATTTCCCCGAGAATTTGCTTCACGGCGGCCAAATCTCCACGTTGTGCAGCGAGGTGCAGCTCGGTGTCATTGTGACGGCCAGTCACCTGCTTCACGTACTTCTTTTTATCGAAGCGCTTACCGGAATTAGAAAGAACTAGAGACTTGTGAGAATTGGATACAATCAGAGCCTTGCCGGAATTGGATAGCACCAGATTCGACCTTGGCGTTGACGCCGGTGACGGAGCCGGAGAAGGAAATGATGATAATTCTGAAAGACAAACCTTTCCCAAACCCTTCTCCAGATCCCTCTCAACTCCTTAGCATTAACAATCAAAACAAAAAAGTTTTAGAGGCAATTAAACGTAGTGAATACGTTAGATCTTACTACTCTGTTTGGCTGCATCGAAAACAGAGTAATTACAAATcacgaaaagaaaacaaaagtatcATTTCCTGACGATTCTAACAAATCATACATTCTACAAAttcatgaaaaagaaaaataaaacagaaTGATCATCAATGTTAACCATCATTTTTCGTGTTTCCCGGAAACCAAACAGATCGTTTCAAAGCAGAAGAAAAATAGAGCACCTTCTTCGATTCCGGAACCCATGTGGAGAAGCAAAAACGATCTCTATCAAATCATTCTAATGAATAGATAGCAGGAAAGAGTTACAGGAGAATGTAGGtttgaaagagagagagagagagagaggagtggACTGGATGGGCAGAAAGTTGAAAGACGAAGAAGCAGAGAAAGAGAGGAGGGAAAATGGAGGGAGTGGTTCGTTTTGTGGAAAATGAGGGAAAGTTTTGTCCTGTTAACGCCGCCGGACCTACCGGGCCCACCGGATCCCGCAAGACTTTTTAGGAAGGTGCATTTCAGTTTCACAATATAATTTTGATAATATATTTTGGAAAAGGCCTTTTCAGGGCTTTTGAGATCTTTTCTTTTGAGAGGGACTTTTGCTCCCCGATTTTTTATGGCTAGGATTTTGATGCTTGATTGAGTTTGGTTTTGATAGCTTTTTCACATTCTTGTCAGTGTTAAGAAATATTGGTTGAAGCTGTTGAAAATGTTTTTGCCTCTTTAAAATTAAGAAATGGAGGAGATGCCAGATGAAGTTGTCAAATTATACCATTGTTGCTGCGAATTCTACCCAAAAGGTTAAGATTTCCTTATGCCTGATTGGGAAGCTCCTTTCATTAAAGGAGTTTAATATTCCTGCTTTTCGAACCATAAAGTTACGCAATTAAAGGCTACATAAAGGCTTTAGTTTTAAACAATTGGGTGATAACATGTTTGTCTCTCAATTGTTCTTAGCTTCTGATCGTATTAAGGTGTTAAATTGCAATGACCCAATTAAAAGTCGTTACCGGTGCTATAAAATGGGTCAACTCAAGACTGCTAGAATTCATAGCAAGCCTAAaacttaataaaaatatttatttatttcttaaaaactaaaattccaaacattttataagCAACTACACTTTAACATTTCCATCATAAGCATAATACATTTCTTTGAAAATGGCTCAGAATtttgaacattctcataacattTGTGAAAAGCTAAAATGTAATCCATCAATTCATACATAAGTATAAAAGAGTCTATCCATTCATACATAAGTATAAAAGAGTGCTTAAAGATTAAGGTAAATATGTAGACTATTTTGTTCTTGCATATTACATACCGACAAAATACTGAAGTAAAGCAAAGTATCTAACTATTACAATTACATGTCTACTGTTAAAGAAAAGCTCAAGTCATACATAAAACTATGCTAGACCTCTTAAATTGGCTAGCCTTGCTATAGACACCTTCTAATTTTGTTTTTCTATACTTGGGGTTAAGGGAAGAGGGTAAGCTTTGGAAGGCTTAGTAAGTAAACTAACAGAAATCATATTTCATTTTATTCCtatcatacatatgcaatgcatcaagCATATAATTTTACATAACACAAATAATGATTTCCCATAACCAATTTGTTTGGCTCATAAAGATACTCCtcaggactttctcttaatatataACATAACCAATATGCTGACTTATAAGGAAGCTCCTCGAGTCTTTCTCTATCATAAATAGTTAGCCAGGggcttgtaacaccccgtttgtatagcctggtagatttcactgttccggtgtccggtgttggtccggataattaaggggattagaaccacacttaaggcaactagataaaccataaatacaaataattagtaatgttcaattagttaagtataaacaagaaaaacagaacagaagaagttaaacgagccgagagtcacagcgatgggtgaccttctcgggaatgactgcgaagtcattttaaactcaaatttcgaaccgtaaaaagtgacgctacggtccttaggacccttatgaacacagtggaaaagagaaaatcacgaaaaagaatcaagttaccaaataattaggtcagggagccagaaggaatatagaattacttgcaaaccgggatgaaccggcgaggggcaatttggtcaattgaccccgagagctgactcctgacctaactgtcaaataaaatcggaaaaaagaaaatttcgaaatcgataattaaattaaagaactaatagaaaaaaaaaagagaggaaaatgaaaaagtaaaaaggtgatgacatcatgcatgacatcatgcatgatgccataagtgttaattaataaattaattaatttgattttttttgtggtcttccataagataaagataaaagaaaagaaaagaaaaaaaaaataaaacacaagtcttcttcaaaaaaacgtcactctctctctcccacaccaaaaccaccatgaaagctcatttttgagcttgaagaacccaaaatccaaccatagaaaattgtcctaccataactagactttgtttgggcaactaggaaagaagattcaaggaaaagaaagaagaaaaatttgaagaaaagggagaagaaattctgcacacaaggttagtaaactaaacttgaattgttagttgatttagttatgtttatagcttaattaacctagaaatatacttaaaatgaaaagaaaacatctctAGAGGACCAAAAGAAAATTcttccagcctatgtaggggtgagaattgcatgagtttgattggataaaatatgttagaaagcttgaataagttgaggaattgtgtttgtatggttggaattagtaaaatgcaataatttagtgtgattagggttttgaggcaaaatttggagaaatgagtaaatggcatgtttgacctattgtgagatgaaaaatgataaaaaatgaccaaaagagatgtgtggaaattgtaagaatggaagttaaattcgtagggcaaatggtcatgctgctggcagcatgaccaagccaattttgaaggatcaaaacagaaattttacaagtccaattgatatgccaccaattggggatgaaaatagacataaaatagcacaattttcattaaggaatcatggccaaaaactgaccaaaacttagtgaaccaattgaccaaagtgaaataagAGCAGCTGCCATCaagataaactgaccaaatgaacagtaattgttcatttggtcataactcgagctaggaaggtcaaaatgacctgaaattttaccagtaattagttaagatatagatctaaaacttttatgaagaacaccaacccaaattttgccattaacctaatcaaatgattgagcaaagttgagttactgaacctgcaaaactgcagatttccatttgaacagtaaagttccaatggctataactctctctagaaaactccgatttaggcaattcttgaaccgatggaaacctaagacgtagtagaacatttcgtgtgaaggaaattagaccaaattatggacttaacttgatcaaattattgaatgaagttagataaaaaatctgccagaacctaaattgcagcatgaacagtgcacgtgaacagtaattgtattttggctataacttgagctacaaaacttcaattggggtgatccaaaaatgagaaaacacttaagacaataaggaacattttctatgaaggaagttttgccaaattccaacagtaaaagggccaatggaacagtacaacttggagcaccaaaactgaaaatttgacgatTTGGCCAAaatgatttaagctttgagaaaatgaccaaaaccaacaaatttaatgaccaaaatagggtatgtgggtgaagttggagttccatacctattaagccttagaaagtcaactatttgacttgaatagtgtaatgaataataacccgaaacacaaaaatttcgagaacatcgaatttaacacgttagaactagataaatgtgaagctaaatttattttggatttgtgttaagttctagtactgaaacattgtaaaattgtgtgtttcagttgaaaagaatatcgagaaggaaaccgaggaaccgagtcgaggctaagggacgactcgcttgaggtttgtgcacaacatctccatgctttaaaattcattgataaagtgaacgaaatatgtattttacttgtgctttggaattgttgaaagtttatttgtgacattatttatgatgttttgatttaaactgtaacaccccaaaattttaatttttatgagcattttggtattttaattttatttaaattttaggaatttttttgagatttttcggattttaaaaatcgggttcgattttccgaaaatataaactttgatgatttttaaaaattaatttaaagaccacgtgataaaactaaaaatatatttggagtctatgtatttttctgagttttctgaaattttttcggaatttttggacctcgttttcagtcccgaggcagggtaaaaattcaaaattttgtattctgaatcgaaccggcagaatcgaaccagaccggatcggaccgatcgaatcggaccggccttttccttcttccctttttcttccccgcgcgcgttgcccctctcccttttctctctcttttctctctcctccccacccaCCCACCACCGCCTACCACCGACGGCCGCCAGCCGCCCTCCCACGGCCGCCTAAACGGCGAAAACGCGTGAAACGCCTCGCTGCTCGCTAGCTGACTTCCCGGCCAaccgccgatccggccaccaattggaccgagtcttgtgtctaaaatcatctactcggcgagagctttccatagataccaagaacgccgaaatccatccgatttttgctcgggaagattttagcccatttcgacttttgggctagatttctcgaaa
It encodes:
- the LOC110650363 gene encoding ankyrin repeat-containing protein ITN1, which produces MGSGIEEGVERDLEKGLGKVCLSELSSFPSPAPSPASTPRSNLVLSNSGKALIVSNSHKSLVLSNSGKRFDKKKYVKQVTGRHNDTELHLAAQRGDLAAVKQILGEIDAQMMGTLSGADFDAEVAEIRSAVVNEVNELGETALFTAAEKGHLEVVKELLPYTTKEALSLKSRSGFDPLHVAASQGHQVIVQVLLEHDPSLSKTVGQSNATPLISAATRGHTAVVHELLSKDSSLLEIARSNGKNALHLAARQGHVDIVKALLNKDPQLARRTDKKGQTALHMAVKGVSCAVVKLLLQADAAIVMLPDRFGNTALHVATRKKRAEIVNELLLLRDTNVNALTRDHKTALDIAEGLPLSEEISEIRDCLTRYGAVKANELNQPRDELRKTVTQIKKDVHSQLEQTRKTNRNVSGIAKDLRRLHREGINNATNSVTVVAVLFATVAFAAIFTVPGGDDNNGMAVMVRSASFKIFFVFNAIALFTSLAVVVVQITIVRGETKSERRVVEVINKLMWLASVCTSVAFISSSYIVVGRHHQWAAILVTVIGGVIMAGVLGAMTYYVMKSRRKRKVRKKEKHSRSAGNSSWYVSESESEVKSIYAL